From the genome of Vicia villosa cultivar HV-30 ecotype Madison, WI linkage group LG2, Vvil1.0, whole genome shotgun sequence, one region includes:
- the LOC131648016 gene encoding increased DNA methylation 3 has protein sequence MDFKGKNLCYRRKSLTIKPPKIIVSDRKFLIDFIITTYLGPDVKSDNPKCSSLQRLFSGLPPYSSNDLGSSFVAIPLLEKLYYYLLRNTLPELVLDVDMFHLYLKGKLDLPNSEFSEGCQQFTNIFPLNLHPQIWFPDSFRVVKGVVLIDDPLVSLCVKDEDLDRFRSLTGVSTFKLDLSECLRVPIHPRLSKESDNDNDNDNDSGCVNNEGSQSEKFQPECTRKYSSEDTPSMSECTRKYASEDTPSMSEFPNNASGDPSYNKMCDSDGPSMMPLISLPHVDDCVRDCSVVLTGTANRGILGPSIGVLDIGISKAAYLFRVSLPGVKREYNQFSCDIESDGKVEIRGMLSGGRTIEKQSRIFQMKTQQLCSPGPFTVSFNLPGPVDPRLFAPNFRTDGIFEGVVIKL, from the exons ATGGATTTCAAAGGTAAAAACCTCTGTTACAGGAGAAAATCCCTCACAATCAAACCACCAAAAATCATTGTAAGTGACAGAAAATTCCTCATTGATTTCATCATCACAACCTACCTAGGACCTGATGTTAAGTCTGATAATCCTAAATGTTCATCACTCCAAAGACTATTCTCAGGTTTACCACCTTATAGTTCCAATGATTTGGGTTCTTCTTTTGTTGCAATTCCTCTCTTAGAGAAATTGTATTACTATCTCCTTAGAAACACTCTTCCTGAACTTGTATTAGATGTTGATATGTTTCATTTGTATTTAAAGGGGAAATTGGACTTGCCCAATTCTGAATTTTCAGAGGGTTGTCAACAATTCACAAATATTTTCCCTTTGAATCTTCATCCACAGATTTGGTTTCCGGATAGTTTTAGGGTTGTTAAAGGGGTTGTTTTGATTGATGATCCGCTTGTTTCGTTGTGTGTTAAAGACGAGGATTTGGATAGGTTTAGGTCGTTGACCGGTGTTAGTACTTTTAAGCTGGATTTAAGTGAGTGTCTTCGTGTTCCGATTCACCCTCGGTTGAGCAAAGAaagtgataatgataatgataatgataatgatagtgGATGTGTTAACAATGAGGGGTCGCAGTCGGAGAAGTTTCAACCGGAGTGTACGAGAAAGTATTCTAGTGAGGATACTCCTTCAATGTCGGAGTGTACGAGGAAGTATGCTAGTGAGGATACTCCTTCAATGTCGGAGTTTCCGAATAATGCTAGTGGTGATCCTTCTTACAATAAGATGTGTGATTCTGATGGGCCTTCGATGATGCCGCTTATCTCGTTACCTCATGTTGATGACTGTGTGCGAGATTGTTCTGTTGTTTTAACAGGGACAGCGAACAGAGGGATACTTGGTCCGTCCATTGGTGTTTTGGATATTGGTATTAGTAAAGCGGCTTATCTATTTCGAGTTTCCTTACCGGGTGTCAAAAGAGAGTACA ATCAGTTTAGTTGTGATATTGAATCGGATGGAAAGGTTGAGATCAGAGGGATGTTATCTGGTGGAAGAACTATAGAGAAACAGTCACGTATTTTCCAGATGAAAACCCAGCAGTTATGCTCTCCTGGACCATTTACAGTTTCATTCAATCTTCCGGGACCTGTTGATCCAAGACTCTTTGCACCTAACTTTAGGACTGATGGAATTTTTGAAGGAGTTGTAATCAAGCTCTAG
- the LOC131651127 gene encoding uncharacterized protein LOC131651127: MDLSLPLNQNVLVEREGFAFFSDIEYEKLPAFCNHCRKAGHLVQDCKVLRPQNRNSVAIPKPKPDFVPKSAPIPPEVVTSPVVEEGADQSSQAGVQDSEHTLWDESARNIIDPGVIGNEMVVTPNPQNFASQPSVEPGSPLSAYVDNTQDLVDRNEGFLLNSWGNLAEVQEVTVGAFTCAVDNLKHKRSARLKKKLSIRSQAGPLKRSL; the protein is encoded by the coding sequence ATGGACTTGAGCTTGCCTTTGAATCAAAATGTCTTGGTGGAGAGGGAAGGGTTTGCCTTTTTCTCTGACATAGAGTATGAGAAATTACCAGCATTCTGCAATCATTGTAGGAAAGCTGGTCACTTGGTTCAGGATTGCAAAGTTCTGAGACCACAAAACAGAAACAGTGTGGCAATTCCAAAACCAAAACCTGATTTCGTTCCAAAATCAGCTCCTATACCACCTGAGGTGGTTACTTCGCCGGTAGTCGAGGAAGGGGCGGATCAAAGTAGTCAAGCAGGTGTGCAGGATTCCGAACATACCTTATGGGATGAAAGTGCAAGAAACATTATTGATCCTGGGGTGATTGGCAATGAGATGGTTGTGACTCCTAATCCCCAAAATTTTGCTTCTCAACCTTCTGTTGAACCCGGTTCACCTCTGTCAGCTTATGTCGATAATACACAGGACTTGGTGGATCGCAATGAAGGATTTCTTCTTAATTCTTGGGGGAATCTTGCAGAGGTCCAGGAAGTCACGGTTGGGGCTTTCACTTGTGCGGTCGATAATCTGAAACATAAACGTTCGGCTAGGCTGAAGAAAAAGCTTTCCATCAGGTCTCAAGCAGGACCTTTGAAGAGGTCCTTATGA